The following coding sequences lie in one Gouania willdenowi chromosome 5, fGouWil2.1, whole genome shotgun sequence genomic window:
- the park7 gene encoding LOW QUALITY PROTEIN: Parkinson disease protein 7 homolog (The sequence of the model RefSeq protein was modified relative to this genomic sequence to represent the inferred CDS: deleted 1 base in 1 codon), translating into MAGKRALVILSKGAEEMETVIPVDIMRRAGVYCVTVAGLLGKEPVQCSRNVVICPDASLEEASTQGPYDVVVLPGGMPGAQNLAESPAVKEVLKDQDGRKGLIAAICAGPTALLAHGIGYGSTVTTHPAMKEKMMAGDHYKYSEARVQKDGHYITSRGPGTSFEFALTIVEELMGAEVAAQVKAPLVMKD; encoded by the exons ATGGCGGGTAAAAGAGCTCTGGTGATTTTGTCCAAAGGCGCCGAGGAGATGGAGACCGTCATTCCCGTGGACATAATGCGCAGAGCCGGGGTTT ATTGCGTGACGGTCGCAGGTCTCCTGGGCAAAGAGCCAGTGCAGTGCAGCAGAAATGTCGTCATATGTCCTGATGCCAGCCTTGAAGAGGCCAGCACACAG GGCCCGTATGATGTGGTAGTTCTACCAGGAGGGATGCCAGGAGCTCAAAATCTGGCAGAG tctcCTGCTGTCAAGGAGGTGCTGAAAGATCAAGATGGCAGAAAAGGTCTGATCGCAGCCATCTGTGCAG GTCCGACTGCC CTTCTGGCGCACGGCATCGGCTACGGCAGCACAGTCACTACACATCCCGCCATGAAAGAGAAGATGATGGCTGGAG accactATAAATATTCAGAGGCTCGAGTACAGAAAGATGGACATTACATCACCAGCCGTGGGCCAGGAACCAGTTTTGAGTTCGCCCTGACCATCGTAGAGGAACTTATGGGGGCCGAAGTCGCAGCTCAAGTCAAAGCTCCTCTTGTAATGAAAGACTGA